The Pseudomonas sp. TH06 genome has a window encoding:
- the rimI gene encoding ribosomal protein S18-alanine N-acetyltransferase — protein sequence MSAVFRLAVVEDLPALLALEMQCFTTDRLTSRSFQWMITKAHAQLLVAERDGQLLGYALVLFHRGTSLARLYSITIAAQARGTGLGKQLLQRMESCALEHDCAYLRLEVRTDNPAAIALYERNGYRRFALIHDYYEDHADALRLEKRILQHRDSRSIKVPWYAQTTDFTCGPACLLMAMGALQPLRLLERREELQIWREATTVFMTSGHGGCSPQGLALAAWRRGFRVRLQLSLTGPLFLDGVRDEHKKDVMRLVHEEFTEQLEQSDVERVIGAPLDLPRLLEAGGQPLVLISSYRLTRSKSPHWVVVTDCDADFVYLHDPDVDHSQHRQAMDCQHVPVSHGEFEKMCRFGRGKLRAAVVLYARNE from the coding sequence ATGAGTGCTGTTTTTCGATTGGCGGTAGTTGAAGACCTGCCGGCATTGCTGGCATTGGAAATGCAATGTTTCACCACGGACCGGCTCACCAGCCGCAGTTTCCAGTGGATGATCACCAAGGCGCACGCACAGTTGCTGGTCGCCGAACGGGATGGTCAATTGCTCGGTTACGCGCTGGTGTTGTTCCATCGCGGCACTTCACTGGCGCGGCTGTATTCCATCACCATCGCTGCCCAGGCGCGTGGCACGGGGCTGGGCAAGCAACTGCTGCAGCGCATGGAATCCTGCGCACTCGAACACGACTGTGCCTATCTGCGTCTGGAAGTGCGTACCGACAACCCCGCCGCTATTGCCCTTTACGAACGCAACGGTTACCGGCGTTTTGCGCTGATTCATGATTACTACGAAGACCACGCCGATGCATTGCGTCTGGAGAAACGCATTCTCCAGCACCGAGACTCGCGCAGCATCAAGGTGCCGTGGTATGCGCAGACCACCGACTTCACGTGTGGCCCTGCCTGTTTGTTGATGGCCATGGGCGCGCTGCAGCCTTTGCGGTTACTGGAGCGCCGCGAAGAACTGCAAATCTGGCGCGAAGCGACCACGGTGTTCATGACCTCCGGCCATGGCGGATGCAGTCCGCAGGGATTGGCACTGGCGGCATGGCGGCGGGGTTTTCGCGTGCGTCTGCAACTGAGTCTGACCGGGCCGTTGTTTCTCGATGGTGTACGCGATGAGCATAAAAAAGACGTCATGCGGCTGGTACATGAAGAGTTCACCGAGCAATTGGAGCAGAGCGACGTCGAGCGTGTGATCGGTGCGCCGCTGGATCTGCCGCGATTACTGGAGGCAGGAGGACAACCGCTGGTGTTGATCAGCAGCTATCGCCTGACCCGATCGAAGTCTCCGCACTGGGTGGTGGTGACGGATTGTGATGCGGATTTTGTCTACCTTCATGACCCCGACGTTGATCACAGCCAGCACCGGCAAGCCATGGACTGCCAGCATGTGCCGGTCAGTCATGGGGAATTCGAAAAGATGTGCCGGTTTGGGCGTGGGAAGCTGAGAGCTGCGGTGGTTTTGTACGCCCGCAATGAGTAA
- a CDS encoding PQQ-dependent sugar dehydrogenase, whose translation MLRKTLLASLCAGALISAPVFAAAPKELQSEQGTLEVTTITQGLEYPWALAFLPDRQGMLVTERPGNLRVVGADGKLSAPISGVPKVWAKGQGGLLDVVLSPEFKQDRLVYLSYAEGGGAGDKAGTAVGRGYLSDDLKTLKDFKVIFRQEPKLSTGNHFGSRLVFDRDGYLFITLGENNDRPTAQDLDKLQGKIVRIFADGKVPDDNPFVGQSGVRPEIWAYGIRNPQGAALNPWNGTIWENEHGPRGGDEVNIIERGKNYGWPLATHGINYSLQPIPEAKGKSVEGAVDPHHVWDKSPGVTGMAFYDADRFPPWQQNVFIGALVSQELIRLQFDGDKVVHEERLLGELKQRIRDVRQGPDGYLYVLTDEDDGSLYKIGLK comes from the coding sequence ATGTTGCGTAAAACTCTTCTAGCCAGCCTGTGCGCCGGCGCTTTGATCAGTGCGCCGGTATTCGCCGCCGCCCCCAAAGAGCTGCAAAGCGAGCAGGGCACCCTTGAAGTCACCACGATCACCCAAGGTCTTGAATATCCATGGGCGCTGGCTTTTCTGCCGGATCGCCAGGGCATGCTGGTGACCGAACGACCGGGCAATTTGCGCGTGGTCGGTGCGGACGGCAAGCTCTCGGCGCCGATCAGTGGCGTGCCGAAGGTCTGGGCCAAGGGCCAGGGCGGTTTGCTTGATGTTGTGCTATCTCCGGAATTCAAACAGGACCGGCTGGTTTATCTGTCATACGCCGAAGGTGGCGGTGCGGGCGACAAGGCCGGGACGGCGGTAGGGCGCGGATATCTGTCGGACGACCTGAAAACCCTGAAGGATTTCAAAGTGATCTTTCGTCAGGAACCGAAACTCTCGACCGGCAACCATTTCGGTTCACGGCTGGTGTTTGATCGTGACGGTTATCTGTTCATCACCCTGGGTGAGAACAACGATCGGCCCACCGCGCAGGATCTCGACAAGCTGCAAGGCAAAATCGTGCGGATCTTTGCGGACGGTAAAGTGCCGGACGACAATCCGTTCGTAGGGCAATCCGGCGTGCGTCCGGAGATCTGGGCCTATGGCATTCGCAATCCACAGGGCGCGGCGCTCAATCCGTGGAACGGCACGATTTGGGAAAACGAACACGGCCCGCGTGGCGGCGATGAGGTCAACATCATCGAGCGCGGAAAAAACTACGGCTGGCCGTTGGCGACCCACGGCATCAACTATTCGCTGCAGCCGATCCCGGAAGCCAAAGGCAAAAGTGTTGAAGGCGCGGTTGATCCGCATCATGTCTGGGATAAATCCCCCGGCGTGACCGGTATGGCGTTCTACGATGCCGACCGCTTCCCACCATGGCAGCAAAACGTGTTTATCGGGGCGTTGGTGAGTCAGGAGTTGATTCGCTTGCAGTTTGATGGCGACAAAGTCGTGCATGAGGAGCGCTTGCTTGGCGAGTTGAAACAGCGCATCCGCGATGTACGGCAGGGGCCGGATGGTTATCTGTATGTGCTGACGGATGAGGACGATGGCTCGCTGTACAAGATTGGCCTGAAGTAA